Proteins found in one Triticum urartu cultivar G1812 chromosome 4, Tu2.1, whole genome shotgun sequence genomic segment:
- the LOC125552139 gene encoding dof zinc finger protein DOF2.4-like, producing MVFPPAAAYLDPPNWNNQQGQQQRATGGGGVGDAQHMPVDPTAGTAAGTPEVGGLPRSSAANEAAAGQQARPNSMTERARMARVPQPEPALKCPRCDSTNTKFCYYNNYSLSQPRHFCKACRRYWTRGGALRSVPVGGGCRRNKRSSKSSAGAASSSKPSSSSARQLPGGASSMPSTAASTNLGCDGASIPPGLSSMSHHLPFMGAMHPPGANLGLAFSAGLPQLAMQQHHHHMDGVDQFPLASGGGATFGASLEQWRVQQQQQQFPFLELPPAPPMYQLGLQANRAAGSSAAAPAPSPAMFTLGQSSASTARSDEGSMKQADSKGQEMTLQRQFVMEALRQGDGVWGGNASDNNGNGSGSWTMNIPGFHSSSGGGDGGGLL from the exons ATGGTGTTCCCTCCAGCGGCTGCATACCTAGATCCGCCTAATTGGAATAACCAG CAAGGTCAGCAGCAGAGGGCGACGGGCGGTGGCGGAGTAGGCGATGCACAGCATATGCCAGTGGATCCGACGGCGGGTACGGCGGCGGGGACGCCCGAGGTCGGTGGGTTGCCGAGAAGCTCAGCGGCCAATGAAGCCGCGGCCGGGCAGCAGGCGAGGCCAAATTCCATGACGGAGCGCGCGCGGATGGCGCGGGTGCCGCAGCCGGAGCCGGCGCTCAAGTGCCCGCGGTGCGACTCCACCAACACCAAGTTCTGCTACTACAACAACTACTCCCTCTCGCAGCCCCGCCACTTCTGCAAGGCATGCCGCCGCTACTGGACGCGCGGGGGCGCCCTCCGGTCCGTCCCCGTGGGGGGTGGGTGCCGCCGAAACAAGCGCTCGTCCAAGTCATCCGCCGGCGCCGCGTCCTCCTCCAAGCCATCTTCTTCTTCGGCCAGGCAGCTGCCCGGTGGCGCGTCATCTATGCCATCAACCGCGGCGTCCACCAACTTGGGGTGCGACGGTGCATCCATCCCTCCGGGTCTCAGCTCCATGTCGCACCACCTGCCGTTCATGGGCGCGATGCATCCGCCGGGGGCCAACCTAGGGCTAGCCTTTTCCGCCGGCCTCCCGCAGCTCGCCATGCAGCAGCACCACCACCACATGGACGGCGTGGATCAGTTCCCTCTGGCCAGCGGCGGGGGCGCCACCTTTGGCGCGTCACTGGAGCAGTGGCgggtgcagcagcagcagcagcagttcCCGTTCTTGGAACTTCCACCGGCGCCGCCCATGTACCAACTGGGGCTGCAAGCTAATCGGGCAGCAGGGAGCAGCGCAGCGGCACCGGCACCGTCGCCGGCGATGTTCACGTTAGGGCAGTCTAGTGCAAGCACAGCGAGGAGCGACGAAGGGTCAATGAAGCAGGCGGACAGCAAAGGGCAAGAGATGACCTTGCAGAGGCAGTTCGTGATGGAGGCTCTACGCCAAGGGGATGGCGTCTGGGGTGGCAACGCCAGCGACAATAACGGCAATGGCAGTGGCAGCTGGACCATGAACATCCCCGGATTCCATTCCTCGTCGggcggtggcgacggcggcggcctGTTGTAG